GAATTTCAATATCGAGGGAACAAAACGGTATTATCAAATTGTTACCAAAACCCTCCGCTAAGAGCTAGCCGACCATTGTATATTAATCCCGCTAATCGATCTGAAGCGACGGTATATCTGGTGGAAACATCAGGCGGAATCGTTGAAGGAGACCACAACGTCTTTGATATCGATATCAAAGAGGGAGCGGATGTATGTCTCATTCCGCAATCTGCAACAAAAATCTACCCTTCTTATAATGGGATATGGAGTTCGCAAGACATGGACATAACTATCGGTCCAAAGGCGAGTCTTTCCTTTAAAACGGAAGCCGTTATTCCATTTGAGCAGGCAAGATTTAACAGTAAAACTGTTATTCAAATGACAAGTGATTCCACTTTTTTATGGGGAGATATCCTATCCCCAGGACGTGTTGCACGCGGTGAAGTGTTTGAATACACTGATGTCAGAACAAATTTTCAAGTCTGGATGGACGACGAGTGTTTGATATACGATCCACTTCTTATTTCTAAGGACAACATGGGTCTTAAAAAAATGGGTATGCTTGAAGATCATTTATTCATCGGATCCATGTGGTTCGTTACCCCTACAATTGAGGAATTCGATATTAGGGAGCTGAATGAACGACTTCAAGAATCTCCACATTCAAAAGCCAGTGCTTCAATGCTCGAAGGAAAAGCTGTGAATGTCAGATGGTTAGCATCAGACTTAGTTGACTTGAAGAAGGAAATGAATCGTATTTGGGATGAATTTGCTAACTATATCGTTTAAGATTATGTAAGCAATTTGTTGCGCATTCACTATTCCTTTCAATCGGTTAATTGATTTATTAATTTATTAATTAATCCGTATAAACTTGATGAAAATGTCCATTATAAAATAACGAGTCTCATTGGGGACGGTCACTGTCTTACAATGAGATGAGATTTTATAATGGTGCACCTATTGTAAAATACAAATTATAAACAACACTCTATCCACGGAGAGGCATTGGCTTTCAAACGATAATTGTAAAATTTGTTATGCGCATATGAACAGCTAGTTAGTGAATGATTTTATGCGCAAAACATGATACTTCACACTAAAAGAAAGCCTACATACCTAATTCTCCTTGAGTGGGATAGGTTGTTTATAGAAGTTATGGAAAATTGTGTAACTATAGTTTGCCGTTCAATCGAGTTCGAAATTATCGTGTTTCATTGTGAAAGTATTCACATTGAAATAACGTTCATCTGGGGAGATGTTCGGATATGATTATTAACCAAAACGATGAGCATACAAATCTATAGTATTTACAACAACCTTTTGCAATATATTTAAGATTTAATATTATTTATACAATTTTAAAATACTTGGAGTGAAAAATATGTCTAATAATGCTCAAACAGCACAACAAGGTGGATCAAATGGCAAGGCGTATCTAATCCTAATCATTGGTATTATGGCAGTTGCGTTTTCAGCACCTTGGGTAAAGCAATCGAACTTTGAACCAGCAACTTCTGTTGTTCTTCGTGTTGGTTTTGGATTGTTGTTCTTGCTACCTTTCTTTATAAGAGAAATTAAAAAAATCGGTAAAATAAACAAAACCGGTGTTATTTTATCTCTTGTTGCAGGTTTGTTTCTTGGAATTGACTTTACAGCTTGGAATTATTCAATCTATTTCGTAGGATCAGGGATTGCATCAATCTTACTGAACCTACAAATCATCATTTTACCGGCACTTGCTTTCCTATTCGATAGAGAGCGTATTCCAAAAAGTTTCTTCATCGTTGCGCCAATCATGATTCTTGGTGTACTCATGACAGGTGGTATTTTCGACAGTGCTGAAGCGACTGAAGGACCAACGACTGCATGGGGTATGAACCTTGCCGTTCTTGGAACGATTGCTGGATCTATTTCGGGAGTTTGTTACGGTGCTTACCTTTATACGAGCCGTAAAGCATCCCGTGTAAATGGAATTCAAATCGTTCAACCAATGTTTTTCGCTGGATTAACTCAGCTAATTGCTCCACTAATTGTAATGATGTTCTCAGGTCGTGGCTTCGATCTTACGCACGGAGTATTAGTAAATGGTATGCTTCCACATAATCCGGAAACTGCATTAGGTGACCCGATTACTGGCATGAACTGGTTCTGGATGATTGTTCTAGCGTCAATCGGACAAGCTGTTGCATGGACGTTCATTCAGTACGGTGCTATTCGTTTAGACCCTACAATTGTAGCTGGACTATTATTACTTAGCCCTATCTCAACTGTTGCGGTTATTGCCGTTATTCTATTCGGTGAGATTCCGTCAACTATCCAGATTGCTGGTGTTATTCTGATTCTGTTGGCCGTTGCCTACCAGAATAATTTGCACAAAGTTCTCTTAGGGAAAAAATCAAAAGGCGATAAGACGCCAGGGGCATCTTCTTAATTGCCTCATCTACTGAGAAAACGAATTTTTTAAGTCTTAACGGAAGGGGAGTGTTTACTATATCCCCCTTCCATTTCCTTCTGTCTGCAGAAGAGCTAAACCTTTATTACATAAATGGCATCAATGCTAGACAGATATGCTTAGATTAAATTTAGTGTTTTTTAAAAAGTAATTGGACAGTTCCTGGGATGAATTTGCTCGTTACGGCGTGAATTCGTACAAGTTAAATTGGCGTACACAATTCTTTTTTTATGTTTCCATAACCAGCAGAAAAATCTCTTAAGTTTTTAAAAAAATAACATAGAATTTCTATGGCTTGGAGTGAAAGTTATGGCTAATAATAGTGCTACTACGAATGGATCAAATAGCAAGGCGTACATAATTCTAATTATCGGTATCATTGCTCTCGCATTTACTGCCCCTTGGGTAAAACAATCGAACTTTGAACCTGCAACGTCTGTTATTCTTCGCGTAGGTATTGGATTATTGTTCTTACTTCCATTTGCAATTAGGGAAGTAAAGAAAATTGGTAAACTTAATAAAACTGGTGTAACTCTATCCTTGTTCGCGGGTCTGTTTCTTGGAATTGACTTCACGGCTTGGAATTATTCCATCTATTATGTTGGTTCAGGTATTGCTTCAATTCTATTAAACTTACAGATTATCATTTTACCGGCACTTGCTTTCCTTTTTGATAAGGAAAGAATTCCAAAGAGTTTCTTTATTGTTGCGCCAATCATGATACTAGGTGTTCTTATGACAGGTGGTATTTTCGACAGCGCTGATGAAACAGCGGGAGGACCCCTTACTGTTTACGGTATGAACATTGCCGTGCTAGGGACGATTGCTGGTTCTATTTCCGGTGTTTGTTACGGTATCTATCTATACACTAGCCGTAAGGCGTCTCGCGTAAATGCAGGGCAAATCGTACAGCCTATGGCATGGGCATCACTTGCTCAGTTAGTGGCACCAATCATTTTCTTGTTTATCTCTGGTCGCGGATTCGACCTTACGCACGGTGTACTTGTAAATGGTCAGCTACCAATGAATCCAGAAACTACAGTTGGTGATCCTATCACAGCTATGAACTGGTTTTGGATGATTGTTTTAGCATCATTAGGTCAAGCGATTGCATGGACGTTCGTTCAGTATGGTGCTGTTCGTTTGAACCCTACGATTGTTGCAGGACTCTTGTTATTAAGTCCAATTTCTACTGTTGCGATTATTGCCGTTCTTCTATTCGGTGAAATTCCGTCAACTATCCAAATTCTAGGTGTGATTCTAGTACTTGCGGCAGTTGCTTACCAGAATAACTTGCATAAGAGTATATTTGGTAAAAAGAAGCCTAAGGCAGAATCTCCAGGAACTACATAATTGTTCCAATTATAAATTACATTAAATTAAAAGCCGAATTTCCTTCGAGTAAGGGAATTCGGCTTTTTTTGTCTTACTTTGACTAGCGGATTTATTCCCAAACGTTATGGCTGAATCCTTAATGAAAAAGTAATTATCTTATGTATCCAAATCACATTATAAACAATTATTCCATAATTGTAAACCCTTCCATGGTTTTTTCTGGAAGAGGGTGGGAATAAACAGGGAAAACATCATGGTTTTTGGATGTTGTTTCGTAAAATTGGGCTTGCTTACTATAGCATATGATAGGCGACTAAAGTGAAAGGTATAGATTTAATTGATGATGGAGAGAGTACGGTAGGATCCCTATATGGCTTATAGATTTCAAAAATGTCTAAGAGGAACTTCAAAAGTAAATGCTTTAAACCAAAGGGTTTTTCGTATAACAAGGAAGCTAGGAGCGAATCAAATGGTCAAAACTGTATATCTGGTCAGGCATTGTCAAGCTGAAGGACAAGAGCTTGAAGCAGAACTAACTGAAAAGGGAGAAGTACAAGCGATAGAGCTGATGCACTTTTTTGAGAAGCGGAATATCAAGCATATCATTTCCAGTCCTTACATGAGAGCAAAACAATCCATTCTGCCAGCTGCTGATCGCCTAGGACTGCAGGTGGAGATTGACAGTAGGCTTTCTGAGCACAGGCTGATTTCCAAAAACTTAAATGACTGGATAGAACGTCTCGAAGATTCCATTAGGGACAAGGAGTTGAAAATGGCAGAAGGAGAGTCAAGTCGTGAAGTAACGAAAAGAGCAATGGAAGTGCTTGAAGCAGCAACCGACGGTACCGTGCTAGCCACGCATCGTAATACGATGGGGCTTTTATTGTTGCATCTTGATGGCATGCAGGGGCTCAAAGAATGGGCAGGCTTTTCGCACCCGGATGTCTACGAAGTGAAAGTGAAAAAGGATGACTATGAAGTCAGGAGAATTTGGAACTAGAAAAACTTCAGAAATAAAGCTTGATAATGGAGGTGTCATGCTTGCCAGTTATAAATATAGATGGGGTAGACGTGTATTATCACGTTCAAGGTAAAGGAATACCCATCGTGTTTATTCATCCACCCTTACTCACGAGTATGAATTTTATTTACCAAGTGAATGAATTATCACAACGCTTCAAAGTGATTGTCTTTGATGTTCGCGGCCATGGAAACAGCTCCTACTCAGAAAAGGCATTGACTTATCCATTAATTTCACATGATATCAAGCAACTATTGGACCATTTAAAAATAGATAAAGCTTTCATATGTGGCTATTCAACAGGAGGATCAATTGCTCTTGACTTTTTGTTAACATACCCCAAGCGTTCTTTAGGCGGCATTCTTACAGGGGCCATGTCTGAAGTAATGGATCCATTATTAAAAACTAAAATTACTCTAGGTGTAAAATTAACAGAATGGAAGGCCCTAAAAGCGCTTGCGTTATCTGTATCCTTTACGAACGCCAATACGAGACGATTGTTTAAAGACTTGTATATCCATGCCAAAAGAGGAAAAACACAAAATGTTGAACAATATTATCGATATAGTTTGTCCTATAATTGTACAGACCGTTTAGAGCAAATTAAGTTACCGGTTTTGTTGCTGTATGGGGAAAAGGATAAAGCTTTTCATCGCTATGCCTATTTATTGCAGGAAAAGCTCCCTGTCAACGAGTGCATACTTATAGGAGACGTAAAACATCAGCTTCCTACAAAGGCGGCTGTAGCGGTGAACAATTTTATTACGCAGTTTGTATCTGTTCATGGACATTAAAACGGAGAAGTATGAATGGTTGCTTACTGTTTTATCAGTAGAGTGAAACTACACCAAAAATAAACATTCTTTATTCTTAGTGGAAATGCCACTTCCAAGCTTACCTAATATCGATCGGAATGACATCTAATATTATTTAGGTGTCTTTTTAATTAATTCACCGAGAGAAAACTCTCTCTTCTAAGCGTGTGAAGTAATATGCTGATTGAGTTTCAAAATTATAATCGGTTTCAATAACACTAGAATTATTTGGTTTACCATCTGCTCTTACCCTGGTACAAACTAACCTCCCTCTTCCGGGAGGTTGAGATTCTTCATCCCGGACAAGTTCGGTAAACACAACGCTTCCCGTTAAATCGGGGATATCATTCCCCGTATATGGCTGGACTCCTGTAAGTGCAGTTCCTCCAAACTTATCTGGTCGGGAATCTTTATTAAAATAACTAGTTAAAGGCTGAAGATGCCCGGATGAAGTTGCTACTGCCTCTTTGTAATACGCAACTGTTTTCTCCTCTAACGTTGGATTTGCTAGGCAGCCTCTTATAATCGAAATAGGAAAATCGCCTTCCCACTCTCATCAACCAAAGTTAATCAGTCCTTATAGGTCAGTTTTAGTTTTCATTAAAGAAGCTTGAACAAGCTGAGTCACTGGTATTGGTTTATAATGAACGAATGAAAAAATAGACAACAACTCTGCCAAATCCTGTCCGACTTGTCCGGTATATTTGATAAATTGATTATAAAACCTTTGAAATGAAATGCCTGGTATATTATGAACCCCTTTGGCAATTACCGTAAGCGTTTCTTGAATAGGTGCGGGTAGTTCATTAAAACGTGTCACTACGGGCGGATTATTGATAAATGTATTCTTACCTACATCAATCTCAATTATTTTACCGGCGATTTCCATATCGTCCTGACTCAAATTAAATGGATCATAGCCTAATCCACCATTTCCGATTGTTAAAACAAGTTTTCCCGATTCAGGTGAAAAATTTAAGCTATTGACACCATTATGATTGGCAAATGGTCTTCGTAGATTAAGTAATGTTCGTCGTCTTTGAGGTTGACCATTAGTTTGTAAACTCCACTCTTCAACTGTATCAATATGAATATATTGAGTTTCTCTATTTATCCACCTTAGGTTTAAAGTGCTGGAATCACACGGATTTGGCTTAAAAGAGTCGGGAAGAGCACCTGGACCTTGTGTTCCAACTACTGAATAATGAAGATAAAAAAGGCCGTTATAATAAAAGTTAGGATGAAATGCTAGACCAAGCAATCCTCGTTCATCATATCCTCCACTAGAAACTCCTAGTTTATGATACGCGAGCGAATATCTAAAAAAGTATTTACAGCTCCGTTTCCTATGTAAAAGATTTCTCCTACCTGCGTTGCAATAAATAATCTTTCAATGGAGTCACCTGGAAGGATAGTTGTTTTCAATACAGTGGGCAAATTTATCTGACTTACAATGGGTTGTAACCTAACCTTAACTTTTATCAACTAACTTTACACCCCTTCTTAAATTGTTTTATTTTTTAAGAATATGATTAGAACTTTTCTAGTAGTACCAAATTAGGGCCGGTGATTCGACAAGGCATTGCACCATTTTCTGCACCAACGTTGGAGGAATCTAGCGCGGTCATTGGGGATGTGTTTGTTTTTGCACATTATTAGAAAGCCATAGAATTTTGGTGGATATTGAAATTGAAAATAAACAAGATAGTTTGATTTTTTGACATTTGGAATGATGCACGGATGCGATGAAGTGTGTATCGAGCTTGTTCAAGATGTCATAAAAAGGAAAGCCGATTATTTAAGAGAATGATGCACAGTCAACTGGAGCAATGGATGGTTGTTCTGCCCAGTTATATCAAGGCTTATTTGCCTCACTCTATGCGAAAGTTGGGTTATAAATTTTTTTTCACACATTTCACATAAGGATTCTTAAAAAGCTTGATAGGAAGGCTTTTTAATACCGTTATCAACGTCCTTCTGGGACGTATTTAAGACTTTTTTGAAGAGGTTAAGAAGTTTAAAAAGTTCTACAAACGTTGTGATATCAGTGTTTGTAGAGCTTTTTTATTTTTTAGTATACGTTAGAAAACGATTGGAAACGGAACCGTTACACTAAATTATACACATTCATACAATCATTTTCTGGTGTTTCTTCAAATAACATTTTAAAGACTGACATGGTTTTTTGATCCATTTTAACAACACGAATAGACTGTATAAAAATCAGCCAAATAACACGCTGCCCTATTCTGTAACCATTTTTCTAATCTATCGTTTGCAAAGGTAGTTTCAACATTGAAAAGACTAGCAATTAGCCATACTGCCTCACATCTAAGCCGTCTAGCATGAATGTAGGAACCCAAAAGTGGTGCGCAAAATTTACAGCTTGCCATTCCTAATATTCACGAAAAGGATACTGCATTGACCATTCGGCCCGGAACTCGCGTAAGGGATACTGGAGAATTTCCAAAAGCTCAATACTACTCAGAACCCTAGGAAACTCCTACTGGATTTCCCTAAGGCTTAAAAGTCTGTTATCACGTTACGAAACTTAGCGTCAGCTATCTTAATTGAACCGCTGTATAACGAATGGTACGTACGGTGGTGTGAGAGGTCGGGAGTTAATCGCGCCCCCCTACTCGATTTATATCTATCTGGGCATACTTGCTCCATGGCCGTCTAATCCTTTCATAACTTCTCGTCAATCTGCGAATTATTTATTAGAAAATTTGAAACTTTGTGTTGACAATGAATTCGTTTAGAAGTATGATACAACTACATATAGAAACAGTGTTTTCTATATAAAACACCGGACTTCTTCGGAGCTGCGTTTTCGTCAAGAGGTCTAAAAAATAGGGAGGAAGAGAACATGGAGTTCACGACAGTAGAAGATTTTGAAAAGAAATATATTGCGAGATTGGAAGACAGAAAGTTGGATTGGAACGTTCTAAAGTTCCAAGAAGAAGTAGATCCAAGATATCGCCGTGCACAAATGCGCTATATTGGCCGTGGTGCAACTGCAAACAAAGATTCAAATGTAATTGAAGCAAACAACTTTACATTAAGTACAATGGTTTTACCGGCG
This window of the Sporosarcina pasteurii genome carries:
- a CDS encoding urease accessory protein UreD, with amino-acid sequence MSLQASLNKRPKHDGRLSMEFQYRGNKTVLSNCYQNPPLRASRPLYINPANRSEATVYLVETSGGIVEGDHNVFDIDIKEGADVCLIPQSATKIYPSYNGIWSSQDMDITIGPKASLSFKTEAVIPFEQARFNSKTVIQMTSDSTFLWGDILSPGRVARGEVFEYTDVRTNFQVWMDDECLIYDPLLISKDNMGLKKMGMLEDHLFIGSMWFVTPTIEEFDIRELNERLQESPHSKASASMLEGKAVNVRWLASDLVDLKKEMNRIWDEFANYIV
- a CDS encoding DMT family transporter, with amino-acid sequence MSNNAQTAQQGGSNGKAYLILIIGIMAVAFSAPWVKQSNFEPATSVVLRVGFGLLFLLPFFIREIKKIGKINKTGVILSLVAGLFLGIDFTAWNYSIYFVGSGIASILLNLQIIILPALAFLFDRERIPKSFFIVAPIMILGVLMTGGIFDSAEATEGPTTAWGMNLAVLGTIAGSISGVCYGAYLYTSRKASRVNGIQIVQPMFFAGLTQLIAPLIVMMFSGRGFDLTHGVLVNGMLPHNPETALGDPITGMNWFWMIVLASIGQAVAWTFIQYGAIRLDPTIVAGLLLLSPISTVAVIAVILFGEIPSTIQIAGVILILLAVAYQNNLHKVLLGKKSKGDKTPGASS
- a CDS encoding DMT family transporter, translated to MANNSATTNGSNSKAYIILIIGIIALAFTAPWVKQSNFEPATSVILRVGIGLLFLLPFAIREVKKIGKLNKTGVTLSLFAGLFLGIDFTAWNYSIYYVGSGIASILLNLQIIILPALAFLFDKERIPKSFFIVAPIMILGVLMTGGIFDSADETAGGPLTVYGMNIAVLGTIAGSISGVCYGIYLYTSRKASRVNAGQIVQPMAWASLAQLVAPIIFLFISGRGFDLTHGVLVNGQLPMNPETTVGDPITAMNWFWMIVLASLGQAIAWTFVQYGAVRLNPTIVAGLLLLSPISTVAIIAVLLFGEIPSTIQILGVILVLAAVAYQNNLHKSIFGKKKPKAESPGTT
- a CDS encoding histidine phosphatase family protein, producing the protein MVKTVYLVRHCQAEGQELEAELTEKGEVQAIELMHFFEKRNIKHIISSPYMRAKQSILPAADRLGLQVEIDSRLSEHRLISKNLNDWIERLEDSIRDKELKMAEGESSREVTKRAMEVLEAATDGTVLATHRNTMGLLLLHLDGMQGLKEWAGFSHPDVYEVKVKKDDYEVRRIWN
- a CDS encoding alpha/beta fold hydrolase, giving the protein MPVINIDGVDVYYHVQGKGIPIVFIHPPLLTSMNFIYQVNELSQRFKVIVFDVRGHGNSSYSEKALTYPLISHDIKQLLDHLKIDKAFICGYSTGGSIALDFLLTYPKRSLGGILTGAMSEVMDPLLKTKITLGVKLTEWKALKALALSVSFTNANTRRLFKDLYIHAKRGKTQNVEQYYRYSLSYNCTDRLEQIKLPVLLLYGEKDKAFHRYAYLLQEKLPVNECILIGDVKHQLPTKAAVAVNNFITQFVSVHGH